The sequence CACCGGGGACACGCCCGTCTCGATCGCGTACCAGCACGTGCGCGAGGAGCCGCACCCGCCCTCGGCCTACAACCCCGCGATCTCCCCCGCGCTGGACGCGATCATCCTCACCGGGCTCACGAAGGACCGCGAGCAGCGCTACCCGAGCGCCGTCGCCTTCTCCCGCGACATCGCCGCCGTGGTCGCGGGCCGTCCCCCGACCCTCGTGCAGGGCTCCGGCGCCGCGGGCGAGGACCCCGAGGCCACGACCGTGCTCGGCCCCGTGGACGACCCCACCGAGGCGCTGCCCGCCATGGCCGCCGGGACCGCGGGCGCCGCGGGCCTCGGCGCGGCGGGCGTCGGCGCGGCCGCGGGGCTGCGCAGCCAGAACTGGAGCGGCAGCTCGGCGGCGACGCCGAACACCGGCCCGCTCGCCCTCCACGGGCCCGAGGAGATCGAGCCCGAGGAGGAGCACCGCAAGCCCTGGTGGCTGATCATCCTGGTGATCGTCGCCGTGCTCGCCCTGGTCGGCGCCGCGCTCGCGGTGTTCAAGCCCTGGGACCAGAGCCCCGAGACCGTCCCCGTCCCGGCGGTCGCCGGCGAGAGCGAGGACGACGCCCGCTCGATCCTGCGCGACGCCGGGCTCGATCCCGAGTTCGTGCAGGAGGAGTCCCAGGAGGTCGACGCGGGCATCGTCATCGGCTCGAACCCCGACGAGGGCGAGGAGGTCGAGGTCGGCTCGAGCGTCGAGGTGACGGTCTCCCTGGGGCCGGCCGCCGTCGAGGTGCCGGACCTCGTGGACACGCCCCGAGAGGACGCCGAGAAGCTGCTCGAGGATGCCGGCCTCGTCCCCCGCTACGTGGACAGCGAGGACAAGAAGAACACCGAGCGCGGGCTCATCACCCGCTCGGACCCGGCCGCCGGCAGCCCCGCGAAGAAGGGCGACGAGGTCGAGATCTGGGACGCCACCGGCAGCTACACCGTGCCCGACGTGGTGCTCACCGATCTCGACAGCGCGACCGCGACCCTCGAGGACATCGGCTTCGAGGTGAAGAGCACCGAGCGCCCGGACGGCGATCACGATCCCGGCACGGTGCTCGAGCAGACGCCGCCGGCCGGCAGCTCCGAGTCGATCGGCTCCACGATCCGCCTCGTGGTCGCCGCCCCGGAGGGCCCCGTCGCCGTCCCGAACGTCACCGGGCAGTCGCTCTCCGACGCCCAGAAGGCGCTCGAGGAGGCCGGCTTCGGCCACACCCCCACCCGCGAGCACTCGGACTCCGTCGAGGAGGGCCGCGTGATCCGCACCGAGCCGGCCGCGAACGAGAAGATCGAGCGCGGCACCACGGTGACGATCGTGGTCTCCTCCGGCCCGGAGCCCACGCAGGAACCCACCGAGACCCCCACGGAGGACCCCTCGGAGTCGCCCACCGAGTCCCCCTCGGAGAGTCCGAGCGAGTCGCCCTCCGAGTCGCCCTCCGAGTCGCCCAGCGACGACCCCGGGGACGGAGAGGACGATTCGGGCGGCGGTGCAGGCAACGGCGAAGGGAACGGCGATGGCGGAGACTGACCGCACGGACCGGCACACGGCCCCGGGGGCGCCGACGGCGCGGATCCTGGTGATCGACAACTACGACAGCTTCGTCTTCACCATCGTCGGCTACCTGCAGCAGATGGGTGCCGAGACGGTCGTGGTGCGCAACGACGAGGTCCCGCAGGACGCCGACGGCGCCGTGGACCTCGCCGGCGTCGACGGGGTGCTGGTCTCCCCCGGCCCCGGCAATCCGACCACCGCCGGGCGCTCGCTCGAGGTGATCGGCGCGTGCGCGGCCCGCGAGGTGCCGATGCTCGGGGTGTGCCTCGGCCATCAGGCGCTCGGCCAGTACTTCGGCGCCACCGTCGCGCATTCCCCGCAGCTCATGCACGGGCGCACCAGCGAGCTCACGCACGAGGGCGCGAGCGTGTTCGCCTGCGCCCCCTCCCCGATGACCGCCACCCGCTACCACTCGCTGACCGTGGTGCCGGAGACGATCCCGCCGGAGCTCGAGGTCACCGCCCGCACCGCCGACGGCATGGTGATGGGCCTCGCGCACCGCGAGCTGCCGCTGCACGGGGTCCAGTTCCACCCCGAGTCGGTGCTCACCGAGAACGGGCACCTCATGCTCGCCCGCTTCCTCGAGCTGTGCGACGGCCGCGACGCCGTGCAGCGCTCGGCGGGGCTGAAGCCCCTCATGACCGCCGGCTGAGTCAGCTCCTGAGGAGCGCGGCTGTGGGGGATGCAGCGGCGGGGTGCGCTGCTGCAGGATGCGCGCCGACGAGGCCGTCGTTGAAGGGCATGTGGGGCGCGATCGCCGGGAACACCCAGCCGAACAGCGCCACGACGATCGCGGCGAGCAGCACCACCGTGATCAGGATCCGCACCCACAGCGGGCCGGGCAGGTGCCGGAACAACCAGCCGTACATCAGTCCTCCTCCTCACCGGTGGCGAGCGCCTCGGGGATCCCGTCGGCCCGGTCCGTCCAGTACGCGAACTCGGCGTGGACGATGTAGCGCTCGCGCGCGGAGTACATCGGATGGCAGGCGGTCAGGGTGAGCATCTGCGCGGTGGGCTCGACCTCGGGCCGGCCGGGCGTCGGCGCGATCACCTCGACGTCCGCCGGCTGCACGACCAGCGACTCGCTCACCTCGTACACGTAGAACGCGTCGGAGGTCTCCACCACGATCGCGTCCCCCGTCTCGAGCCGGGCGATGTCCTCGAAGACGCGGCCGTAGGTGTTGCGGTGCCCGGCGACCGAGAAGTTCCCGACCTCGCCCGGCAGCGCCGTCTCCGGGTAGTGGCCGGCGCCCTTGACGTTGAGCACCTTCTCGAGGCTCACGCCCTCGGCGAGCGGGAACTGGGGCCGGTCGAAGGCCGGCACGTGCATCTTGCCCCAGACCATCGTGTCCTGCGGGGTCTCGGGGATCGGCGGCGGGCCCTCCTGGCGGGGTGCGATCTCCTCCGCGTCGAGCTCGCCCCACTCCTGCTCGAGGCCGTCGATGATGCCGGCCTGCTCGCGGTCGGCGATGACGTCCGTCCACCACAGCTGCCAGACGAGGAAGAGCAGCAGCAGGGCGCCGAGGGTCAGCAGCAGCTCCCCGAGGATCCCGAGGACCCCTCCGCCGCGGCGGTCTCGGCGGCGGTGGGTGGGGGTCATGCGGCGGCCTCCGCGGTGAGGGTGAGCGAGCCTTCGAAGGCGGGCAGCGTGGTGGTCTCGAGCGTCTCGATCTTCTCGCCGAGCCCGACGTGCCCCACCCAGGTGCGGTACGCCTCCACGCCGGGGGCGTCCTCGAGCGCCTCGGTCATCTCGTCGATCGGTCCGATGACGGTCACCACGAACGGCGGGGAGTAGACCCGGCCCTCGAGCAGCAGGGTGTTGCCGGCGCAGCGGAAGGCGCTGCCGTTGATGACCCGCTGGTCCTGCAGCATCATCGCCTCCGCCCCGCCGGCCCACAGCGCGTTGATGTACGCCTCGAGGTCCTGCTGGTGGACGACGAGGTCGTTCGGCTCGGTGCCCGGGATGGACAGGGCGCTGCTGGGGGCGTCGGTGAGGGTGATCCGCAGCGCGGGGCCGCTGACCTCGCTGAGGCCGACGGCATCGGCGACGTGCTCCGCGCCCTCGGCGGTCGGGGCGCCGGCCTCCGCGCCGCGCAGCCCCTCCACCTCGGCGCGCATGGTCGCGTTCTCCTCGGTGAGCCGTTCGATGTCGCGCCCGCGCTCCTGCAGCACGCCCACCACATCGCTGCTCTCGTCGCGGATGGAGCCGCCGCCGGAGAGCCGGGCGGTGGTGGCGAACAGGACCCCGCACAGCACCATCACCAGCGCCACGCCGATGCGCGTGCGCCCGCGCGCGGTGCGCCCTGCGGTGTGCGCAGTGCGTGCAGTGCGGTGGCGCTCGCCCCCTGCCTCCATGGCGGCTCCTCACTTCGCACGCTCGGTCTACGAGCATTACCCTAGGCCAAGGCCTGCACCCGCGGGCCCGCGCGGCACGCCCGCGCGACCGGCCGCGTCGAGGGAGCACCGTTTCATGGCCAGGAGCAGGAAGAAGTCGTCCCGGCAGGCGACGTCGAACGCGAAGGCCACCGCTTCGGCGAAGGATCCGGTCACCCCCGCGGGCGGCGAGATCTCCGAGAAGGCGAAGGACTCCACCCGCTCCACCTCGGTGAAGAAGGCCGCGGCCGCGGAGAGCACCCGCACCACCGGGCGCCGGGTCGCCGCGGCGACGCAGAACCCGCCGTGGCTCGCGCCCACCGCCGTCGTGCTCCTCATCGTGGGGCTGCTCTACCTCGTCACGTACTACATCTCCGCCGGTCAGCTGCCGCTGCCCATCGGCGATTGGAACCTCGCGGTCGGCTTCGGGGTGCTCATGGTGGGCGGCGGCATGCTCATGTTCTGGAAGTAGGCCCCGCCGGGGTGTTCTGGAGAGGGGCCCCGCCGGGGTCCCGTCCCCGGTCGCGGCCGCGGTGATGGGGAGTTCTCCCCACCGCGCTCCCGTGGACGCGCCGGTAGGCTGAGGGAGATGTCCGCCACGCGCGTGATGTCCACTTTTCCCGCCGACCACCTCCTGGGGGCCTCATGAACAGCATCTCGATACGGCGCCGGCTCGCCGCCGTCCTCCTCCTGCCCTTCCTCCTGGTGCTGGCCGGCTGCGGGAAGCTCCACGCCGATTTCGACATCCAGGACGTCGACACCATCAACGTCTCCTACGACGTCGCCTTCGACGAGCAGTTCATGGCGGGGCAGTACAGCTCCGCGGACTCCATGTGCTCCGACATGCAGGACGAGATGGGCGTGATGGGCGAGATGGCGCCCGACGTCGACCCCTACGAGAAGGACGGCCAGCTCGGCTGCGTCGTCACGGGCGTGATGACCAGCGACAACTTCGGCACCGGCTTCGACCTCACCGAGGAGGACGGCGAATACCACCTGGCCATCGAGGGCGACGAGGGGATGTCCGCAGACCTCGGCTCCCCGATGGGCGACCTCGACTTCGACTTCCGGATGACCTTCACCTTCCCCGGCACGATCATCGAGGCCAGCGGCGGCGAGGTCGACGGCAACTCCGTGACCTTCACCGACGTCAACGAGGTGACGCAGGGCGTGGACATCCGCGCCGACGCCAGCAGCTTCCCGTGGGTGATCGTGGTCGTGGCCGTGCTCATCATCGGGTTCCTGTTCCTCGTGGTGCTCGCGGCGGTCGTGTTCTTCGTGCTCCGCGCCCGCCGGAACAAGAGCACCCCGGCGGCGGTGCCCGGCGCCTACAGCGCCGCCTCCGCCCAGGGTGCCCCGCAGGGCCAGCCGGGCCAGCCGGGCCAGCAGTGGGGCGGTCAGGCCTCCCCGCCGCCCGCGCCGCAGCAGGGTCAGCAGTGGGGCCAGCCGCAGCAGGGCGCCCCGCAGGATCCGAACGCCCCGCAGTGGAACCAGCCCGGCCAGGGCGGCCAGCCGTGGGACCACCCCGGGCAGGGCGGCCAGAACGGGCAGGGCGGCCAGCAGCCGCCGCAGAGCCCGGGCTGGTGACCCTCCGTCGGTGAGCCATCCAGGGGCCATGTGAGCAGGGTCATGGCCCCTGGATTGGCACCGAGGGGATCATCCCGCTAAAGTTGATCAGGTCAGCATGGCTGGCAAGCGCCCGTAGCTTAACGGATAGAGCATCTGACTACGGATCAGAAGGTTGGGGGTTCGAATCCCTCCGGGCGCACTTCACGGAACGGCTCTGACCCGCAGGACATCCTGTCGGTCAGGGCCGTTTCCGCATCTCTGGCCCCGAATGCGCAGCGGGCGAGGACGAACTTCTTGCCGCCAGCGTCGGCTGAGCGGCCATGCACCGTCCAGTCCACGCCCACAGCAAGAAGTTCGTCCTGTGCCGGCGCACGAGAGGCTCGGCGAGACCGGCAGAGAGCCGACCGGGCCCAGGACCGACCGGGCCCATGACCGACCGGGCCCCGGAGAGGCCCGGCCGGCCCGGGGCCGGTCACCAGGCCTCGACGGCCTCGCGGACGGAGCTCCAGCCCTGCAGGATGTCCCGCGCCTCGGGATCAGCCTCCGCGGCGATCGCGTCGGCGCGGGCCTCCTCGAGCAGCGCATCGATCTCGACCCGCTCGCCGCAGTCGACCGAGGCCACCGCGGCCTCGACCATCGCGAAGGAGAGGATGTTGTCGTGCACCTCGCACATCGGCCGTCGGCCCTCGCGCACGGAGGTCACGAACTCGATGATCGAGGCATCGATCTGATCCGGCTCCGAGGTGGACAGCGCCTCCTCGAGCGCGGTGTTCAACGCCCGGGTCTCCTCCTGGTCCTCGGTGCCCAGCACCGGTGCGCCGGTGCCGTCCCAGGTGGCGGTGCCGTGCTGCGCCCCGATCCGCCACTCGCTGTTCCAGTAGGTGGGCAGACCACGCGCGTTCCAGGTGCCGTTGTAGACGAACAGCGCCCCGTCGGACATCTCGAAGGTCGCCGTCACCGTCGCATCGTGCGTGTAGACGCTCCACTCGGGCTGCGCCCCGCGCGCGGTGACCGCGACCGGATCCGTGTCCATGATGTAGCGGGCCGTGTCGAAGGCGTGGATGCCCATGTCCCGCAGCAGCGGGTGCAGCTGGGTGCGGCGATAGCCCTCCATCTCCGTGTACAGGGAGAAGAAGGCGCTGGTCAGCACCGTGGGCCCGTGCGCGGCGACGAACCTGCGCAGTTCCCGCACCTGGGGGAAGAAGCGCCGCGACTGCGAGATCATGAACGGCACGCCGGTCAGCTCGGCGTGCGCCATCAGGCTCAGCGCCTCGGGGAGCGTCTCGGTGACCGGCTTCTCGCCGAGCACCGGGACCCCCGCGTGCAGCGCCTTCACCGTCACCGGGTGATGGGCGACGGGCACGGTGGGGTTGATGAGGATGTCCGCGCCCACCTCGAGCGCGAGGTCCACGCCGTCGGTGCCGGTCGCGACCGCGGAGGGATCCTCCACGCCGGACTGCGCGATCGACTCCGCGGGCATCCCCTCGACGAGGTCGGCGACGCCCACCAGCTCGGTCATGGGGCTCGAGGCGATCA comes from Brachybacterium faecium DSM 4810 and encodes:
- a CDS encoding glutamine amidotransferase of anthranilate synthase or aminodeoxychorismate synthase (PFAM: Glutamine amidotransferase class-I~TIGRFAM: glutamine amidotransferase of anthranilate synthase or aminodeoxychorismate synthase) gives rise to the protein MAETDRTDRHTAPGAPTARILVIDNYDSFVFTIVGYLQQMGAETVVVRNDEVPQDADGAVDLAGVDGVLVSPGPGNPTTAGRSLEVIGACAAREVPMLGVCLGHQALGQYFGATVAHSPQLMHGRTSELTHEGASVFACAPSPMTATRYHSLTVVPETIPPELEVTARTADGMVMGLAHRELPLHGVQFHPESVLTENGHLMLARFLELCDGRDAVQRSAGLKPLMTAG
- a CDS encoding protein kinase family protein with PASTA domain (PFAM: PASTA domain; Protein kinase domain), whose amino-acid sequence is MSEDKVVLGGRYRLGRILGTGGMAEVFLAEDTRLHRTVAVKVLRSDLARDANFQERFRREAHSAASLNHPSIVAVYDTGEEQQATITGADVTIPYIVMEYVQGRTLRELIDPEHPMDAQQAGEIMAALLSALEYSHRAGIVHRDIKPGNIMINEAGAVKVMDFGIARAIADATSAMTATQAVMGTAQYLSPEQARGQLVDARSDIYSAACVMYEMLTGRPPFTGDTPVSIAYQHVREEPHPPSAYNPAISPALDAIILTGLTKDREQRYPSAVAFSRDIAAVVAGRPPTLVQGSGAAGEDPEATTVLGPVDDPTEALPAMAAGTAGAAGLGAAGVGAAAGLRSQNWSGSSAATPNTGPLALHGPEEIEPEEEHRKPWWLIILVIVAVLALVGAALAVFKPWDQSPETVPVPAVAGESEDDARSILRDAGLDPEFVQEESQEVDAGIVIGSNPDEGEEVEVGSSVEVTVSLGPAAVEVPDLVDTPREDAEKLLEDAGLVPRYVDSEDKKNTERGLITRSDPAAGSPAKKGDEVEIWDATGSYTVPDVVLTDLDSATATLEDIGFEVKSTERPDGDHDPGTVLEQTPPAGSSESIGSTIRLVVAAPEGPVAVPNVTGQSLSDAQKALEEAGFGHTPTREHSDSVEEGRVIRTEPAANEKIERGTTVTIVVSSGPEPTQEPTETPTEDPSESPTESPSESPSESPSESPSESPSDDPGDGEDDSGGGAGNGEGNGDGGD
- a CDS encoding predicted dehydrogenase (PFAM: Oxidoreductase family, C-terminal alpha/beta domain; Oxidoreductase family, NAD-binding Rossmann fold); this translates as MIADPNAALEAATGQTPLRAVVVGAGGMGRWWSRVIASSPMTELVGVADLVEGMPAESIAQSGVEDPSAVATGTDGVDLALEVGADILINPTVPVAHHPVTVKALHAGVPVLGEKPVTETLPEALSLMAHAELTGVPFMISQSRRFFPQVRELRRFVAAHGPTVLTSAFFSLYTEMEGYRRTQLHPLLRDMGIHAFDTARYIMDTDPVAVTARGAQPEWSVYTHDATVTATFEMSDGALFVYNGTWNARGLPTYWNSEWRIGAQHGTATWDGTGAPVLGTEDQEETRALNTALEEALSTSEPDQIDASIIEFVTSVREGRRPMCEVHDNILSFAMVEAAVASVDCGERVEIDALLEEARADAIAAEADPEARDILQGWSSVREAVEAW
- a CDS encoding uncharacterized conserved protein (PFAM: Bacterial protein of unknown function (DUF881)) is translated as MEAGGERHRTARTAHTAGRTARGRTRIGVALVMVLCGVLFATTARLSGGGSIRDESSDVVGVLQERGRDIERLTEENATMRAEVEGLRGAEAGAPTAEGAEHVADAVGLSEVSGPALRITLTDAPSSALSIPGTEPNDLVVHQQDLEAYINALWAGGAEAMMLQDQRVINGSAFRCAGNTLLLEGRVYSPPFVVTVIGPIDEMTEALEDAPGVEAYRTWVGHVGLGEKIETLETTTLPAFEGSLTLTAEAAA
- a CDS encoding sortase family protein, LPXTG-site transpeptidase (PFAM: Sortase family~TIGRFAM: LPXTG-site transpeptidase (sortase) family protein); protein product: MTPTHRRRDRRGGGVLGILGELLLTLGALLLLFLVWQLWWTDVIADREQAGIIDGLEQEWGELDAEEIAPRQEGPPPIPETPQDTMVWGKMHVPAFDRPQFPLAEGVSLEKVLNVKGAGHYPETALPGEVGNFSVAGHRNTYGRVFEDIARLETGDAIVVETSDAFYVYEVSESLVVQPADVEVIAPTPGRPEVEPTAQMLTLTACHPMYSARERYIVHAEFAYWTDRADGIPEALATGEEED
- a CDS encoding Uncharacterised protein family (UPF0233) (PFAM: Uncharacterised protein family (UPF0233)): MARSRKKSSRQATSNAKATASAKDPVTPAGGEISEKAKDSTRSTSVKKAAAAESTRTTGRRVAAATQNPPWLAPTAVVLLIVGLLYLVTYYISAGQLPLPIGDWNLAVGFGVLMVGGGMLMFWK